A part of Helicobacter fennelliae genomic DNA contains:
- a CDS encoding YifB family Mg chelatase-like AAA ATPase, protein MVNKIYCATKNGVGGEIVEVQATFVRALPAFVITGLANNSIQESKQRVQSALTHIGFHFPPLKIAINLSPADLNKTGSHFDLPIALLIALQKENATPIDWFAFGELGLDGEIKHSDSLYPLLLEVALLRPNAKVLLPRAGQNLFSYIPNLNMYYADTLKEALEIIQNLESKPAPKKNHFDFHSIIINDKNFYYSTDFKLDFKEVKGQEIAKRAALIAASGFHNIILEGSPGCGKSMIAKRLRYILPPMDLEDMIECVKLQALSSQETKYSPIRRFRAPHQSASKSSILGSATQYEAKPGEVALAHNGVLFFDELPYFGKDILESLREPLENNELIVSRVHSKVSYKTSFLFIGAQNPCPCGNLLSQTKECRCTDKEILSYKNRLSEPFLDRIDIFVQMQENEVNKQSSITSKEMQEKVFAAFERQIKRNQSTFNGKLSESEIETFCVLDSATADLLAQASIRFNLSHRAIQKIKKLARTIADLDESDTIAKKHLLEALSYRKIA, encoded by the coding sequence ATGGTGAATAAAATCTACTGCGCAACAAAAAATGGTGTCGGCGGAGAAATCGTAGAGGTGCAAGCTACATTTGTCCGAGCATTGCCTGCATTTGTGATCACAGGGCTTGCAAATAACTCTATCCAAGAATCCAAACAGCGCGTCCAAAGTGCGCTCACACACATCGGATTTCACTTTCCTCCATTAAAAATCGCTATCAATCTCTCACCCGCCGATCTCAACAAAACAGGAAGTCATTTTGACTTGCCAATCGCGCTTTTAATCGCACTTCAAAAAGAAAATGCTACACCCATAGATTGGTTTGCTTTTGGGGAATTAGGGCTTGATGGAGAGATAAAACATAGCGATAGCCTCTATCCTTTGCTTCTTGAGGTGGCATTATTGCGCCCAAATGCAAAAGTCCTGCTTCCAAGAGCTGGGCAGAATCTATTTTCTTATATTCCAAATCTCAATATGTATTATGCAGATACACTCAAAGAAGCATTAGAAATTATCCAGAATCTAGAATCTAAACCCGCGCCAAAAAAGAATCATTTTGATTTTCATTCGATTATTATAAATGACAAAAATTTCTATTACTCTACGGATTTCAAACTTGACTTTAAAGAAGTCAAAGGACAAGAAATCGCCAAACGAGCCGCGCTTATTGCTGCGAGTGGATTTCATAATATCATCTTAGAAGGAAGTCCGGGCTGCGGAAAAAGTATGATTGCAAAAAGATTGCGCTATATCCTTCCTCCAATGGATCTTGAAGATATGATAGAGTGTGTCAAACTTCAAGCTTTAAGCTCTCAAGAGACAAAATATTCACCCATAAGAAGGTTTCGCGCACCACATCAAAGTGCTTCAAAATCATCTATCTTAGGCTCTGCTACACAATACGAAGCCAAGCCCGGTGAAGTGGCTTTGGCGCATAATGGCGTATTGTTTTTTGATGAGTTGCCATATTTTGGCAAGGATATTTTAGAATCCCTGCGAGAGCCGCTAGAAAATAACGAGCTCATCGTCTCAAGGGTGCATAGCAAGGTATCATATAAGACTTCGTTTTTGTTTATTGGCGCGCAAAACCCCTGCCCTTGCGGAAATCTACTAAGCCAAACAAAAGAGTGTCGTTGCACAGATAAGGAGATTCTCTCATACAAAAATCGCCTAAGTGAGCCGTTTTTGGATAGGATAGATATATTTGTGCAAATGCAAGAAAATGAAGTAAACAAACAATCCTCAATCACTTCAAAAGAAATGCAAGAGAAAGTTTTTGCCGCATTTGAAAGGCAAATAAAGCGCAATCAAAGCACATTTAATGGCAAACTCAGCGAAAGCGAAATTGAAACCTTTTGTGTGCTAGATTCTGCGACAGCGGATTTGCTTGCGCAAGCTTCAATACGATTTAATCTCTCACATCGCGCAATCCAAAAAATCAAAAAGCTTGCTAGAACGATAGCTGATCTTGATGAAAGTGATACAATCGCAAAAAAACATCTTCTTGAAGCCCTAAGTTATCGTAAAATCGCATAA
- a CDS encoding citrate synthase gives MGTVTLKNNETNQSWDFDLIDCTRGPKAINFSKLFETTGIFSYDPGYGSTAGCESTISFINGKEGELLYKGFPIQELVQKYHFTDICKLLISDDLPKNKEESLSFDLELRHRSFLHEKIKGIFGVFPDSAHPMATLSALLSILATLYYDHKEMDDEDDYQTMARRIIAKTPTMIAFCYRHSVGAPFIEPDVSKSYVENFLYMLRSYPHGRYKYTLKGEQEINPLEVEALDKILILHADHGQNASTTTVRNVASTGVHPYAAIASGINALWGPAHGGANEAVLKQLNEIGDVKNVEKFIARVKDKNDSFRLMGFGHRVYKSYDPRAKAIKALKDELNKKGIKMDNRLSDIAEKLEEVALSDDYFKARNLYPNVDFYSGIILSALKIPTRLFTPIFVLGRMPGWCAQLIEHVKNPYARITRPRQVYLGK, from the coding sequence ATGGGAACAGTAACACTAAAGAATAACGAGACAAATCAAAGTTGGGATTTTGACCTGATTGACTGCACGAGAGGACCAAAAGCTATAAATTTTTCAAAGCTTTTTGAGACAACAGGGATTTTTTCTTATGACCCCGGATATGGAAGCACCGCAGGCTGTGAATCCACAATCAGCTTTATCAATGGCAAGGAAGGCGAGCTTTTATATAAGGGCTTTCCTATTCAAGAATTAGTGCAAAAATACCACTTCACCGATATATGCAAGCTTTTAATCAGCGATGATCTTCCAAAAAACAAAGAAGAATCTTTGAGCTTTGATTTAGAATTGCGCCATAGAAGTTTTTTGCACGAAAAAATCAAAGGGATTTTTGGGGTATTTCCAGATTCTGCGCACCCTATGGCGACACTCTCTGCACTTCTTTCTATACTTGCGACACTGTATTATGATCACAAAGAAATGGACGATGAAGATGATTATCAAACAATGGCTCGCCGAATTATTGCCAAAACTCCAACGATGATTGCTTTTTGTTACCGCCACTCTGTGGGAGCCCCATTTATCGAGCCAGATGTAAGCAAAAGCTATGTGGAAAATTTCTTATATATGCTCCGCTCTTACCCTCATGGACGCTACAAATACACCCTCAAAGGCGAGCAAGAAATTAACCCTCTTGAAGTCGAAGCACTTGATAAGATTCTCATCTTACACGCAGATCATGGACAAAACGCTTCTACTACGACGGTGCGTAATGTCGCTTCCACTGGCGTCCATCCGTATGCGGCTATCGCTTCTGGGATCAATGCGCTTTGGGGACCAGCTCATGGAGGCGCAAATGAGGCTGTGCTTAAGCAGCTCAATGAGATTGGCGATGTGAAAAATGTAGAAAAATTTATCGCAAGAGTCAAAGACAAAAACGATTCATTCCGATTGATGGGATTTGGGCATCGCGTGTATAAAAGCTATGATCCAAGAGCAAAGGCTATCAAAGCACTTAAAGATGAGCTAAACAAAAAAGGAATCAAAATGGATAACAGACTTAGTGATATTGCCGAAAAACTCGAAGAAGTTGCGTTGAGCGATGATTACTTTAAGGCAAGAAATCTCTATCCAAATGTTGATTTTTATAGTGGGATAATTTTGAGTGCGCTTAAGATTCCGACACGATTATTTACGCCTATTTTTGTGCTAGGAAGAATGCCCGGCTGGTGCGCACAACTCATTGAGCATGTCAAAAATCCATACGCACGAATTACGCGTCCAAGACAGGTGTATTTGGGAAAATAG
- a CDS encoding MFS transporter, whose product MSKTKTHSSKGLIALALSAFCMGVTEFIVSGILPDIAEYFGISQPMAGWLVTIYAVGVVIGAPILTIPISRMDRKHQLMLNLFIFMLANITIALSSNFYLTLAARFVAGCMHGVFFVIATIAAVKIATPGKENTALALMVSGLTIALVTGIPAGTFIGHLYNFKAIFWLIGILSFCAFVAVYLIMPNINGQKTFFKNLYFAIKVPQLLRAYIVTACTCGASFVIYTYIAEILLSLSGFDKNSIASILLIYGGSAIFGNLIGGKITDSKGSIVTLRIILLGQILIYGAMALSAYSQTLVLINLCLMGIVAFAGIAPLKSLSILSANKYAHGFEDTAISVNEGAFNVGIALASALGGAVFAYMGVHFNPLFAALFALPAFFIVVFTPRTL is encoded by the coding sequence GTGTCAAAAACTAAAACACATTCTTCAAAAGGACTCATAGCCCTTGCTTTAAGCGCATTTTGTATGGGGGTTACAGAATTTATCGTTTCAGGGATATTGCCTGATATTGCAGAATATTTTGGGATTTCTCAACCTATGGCTGGCTGGCTTGTAACAATTTATGCCGTAGGCGTTGTAATCGGAGCACCGATACTTACTATTCCTATCAGTCGCATGGATAGAAAGCACCAACTTATGCTAAATTTATTTATTTTTATGCTTGCAAATATCACTATCGCTTTAAGTTCAAATTTTTATCTCACGCTTGCTGCGCGATTTGTAGCTGGCTGTATGCATGGGGTGTTTTTTGTGATCGCAACAATCGCTGCGGTAAAAATCGCAACGCCGGGCAAAGAAAATACCGCCCTAGCATTAATGGTATCAGGCTTGACTATCGCGCTTGTTACGGGGATTCCGGCGGGGACATTCATTGGTCATTTGTATAATTTCAAGGCTATTTTTTGGCTTATTGGGATATTGAGCTTTTGTGCGTTTGTGGCTGTATATCTCATCATGCCAAATATCAATGGACAAAAAACATTTTTTAAGAATCTATATTTTGCAATCAAAGTGCCTCAACTTTTGCGAGCATATATCGTTACAGCTTGCACTTGCGGGGCAAGCTTTGTGATTTATACTTATATTGCTGAAATTTTATTGTCATTATCTGGATTTGACAAAAACTCCATTGCATCAATTCTCCTTATTTATGGTGGAAGTGCGATTTTCGGGAATCTCATCGGTGGCAAAATCACTGATTCAAAAGGCTCAATCGTAACATTACGTATTATTTTACTAGGACAGATTCTCATTTATGGAGCAATGGCACTTAGTGCGTATTCGCAAACGCTAGTTTTAATCAATCTCTGCCTTATGGGAATCGTAGCTTTTGCTGGTATCGCGCCACTTAAATCTCTCTCTATCCTCTCGGCAAATAAATACGCTCATGGCTTTGAAGATACTGCTATTAGCGTCAATGAAGGAGCATTTAATGTCGGAATCGCTTTGGCAAGCGCACTTGGTGGAGCTGTATTTGCCTATATGGGCGTGCATTTTAATCCCTTATTTGCAGCACTTTTTGCTTTGCCTGCGTTTTTTATTGTGGTATTTACGCCACGCACACTTTAA
- a CDS encoding peptidyl-prolyl cis-trans isomerase, giving the protein MNHKRAKLSIHLAHLAFMVSLAFVVLMQIAQAESSNIVESSHTSNKNIVGGIAIKVNGDPITIYEIKQIQSNHHLTKEQASEFLIAQRLKSQEIERLNIKVDDMRIDQEIEAIASQNQMTHQQFLNALYQEGIDFDTYKKQLKEQIETRELMRNILLSSDVSNEDKMREYYNTHKDEFIAPTDVQTTRYVSKDPKLLERTIQNPAISLNGVEKTEENIKTNSLNPQIAQLFSSLKEGEFSPILDAGGGNYVSFYVQKKHGTEVMSFDQAKNYIAQKLAQTNQEQILNEYFEKIKLKAKIEYLRGV; this is encoded by the coding sequence ATGAACCACAAGAGAGCAAAACTATCAATACATTTGGCGCATTTGGCATTTATGGTGAGTTTGGCATTTGTTGTGCTCATGCAAATAGCCCAAGCAGAATCTAGCAATATAGTAGAATCTAGCCATACAAGCAATAAAAACATTGTCGGTGGAATCGCTATAAAAGTCAATGGCGATCCAATCACAATATATGAAATCAAACAAATCCAATCCAATCATCACCTCACAAAAGAGCAAGCAAGCGAATTTCTAATCGCCCAAAGACTCAAATCCCAAGAAATCGAACGACTCAATATCAAAGTAGATGATATGCGCATAGATCAAGAGATCGAAGCAATCGCTAGTCAAAATCAAATGACTCATCAGCAGTTTTTAAACGCGCTTTATCAAGAAGGTATAGATTTTGATACTTACAAAAAGCAGCTCAAAGAACAAATAGAGACGCGAGAGCTTATGCGAAATATTTTGCTTTCATCAGATGTGTCAAATGAGGACAAAATGCGAGAATATTACAATACACACAAAGATGAATTTATCGCTCCAACAGATGTCCAAACAACGCGCTATGTCTCTAAAGATCCAAAACTCCTTGAGCGCACGATACAAAATCCAGCAATCAGCCTCAATGGTGTCGAAAAAACAGAAGAAAACATAAAGACAAATTCACTTAATCCGCAAATCGCCCAACTTTTTTCATCACTCAAAGAAGGTGAGTTTAGCCCAATCCTTGATGCTGGCGGTGGAAATTATGTAAGCTTTTATGTCCAAAAAAAGCATGGCACAGAGGTGATGTCTTTTGATCAAGCCAAAAACTACATTGCTCAAAAACTCGCCCAAACAAACCAAGAGCAGATTCTCAATGAATACTTTGAAAAAATCAAACTCAAAGCCAAAATAGAATATTTGAGAGGAGTTTAG
- a CDS encoding tetratricopeptide repeat protein yields the protein MSENIAFLYRDPLFGIAIFIAIVIILVFADYGRNKYRQKKREIALQNFTKSYGEGSLSDEVVKFLSLAKNPIPPLLFLANTYSKAGDSNSAIKIYLGMLEQVHNFQEKIIILESLGITYFQAGFLQRAKHIFLEILKNYPRNSQILLYLMRTYESMGQYQEALDTLECLDEVATTKQRKDNAIVKTYLHFMRLSSGDMLSLEKKNKEIISLMHRCQYINRIALGYLKLYARELFWQEVKTFDKVRFCYDLLWNINQNEIPFEAIKHHSDIMDIYRAKGYIKDNKECATFELEALRILHQHSSQQGDITFEYRCVQCKNIFPFDSYRCPICAHVGEMDLVLKLKEKTSVQ from the coding sequence ATGTCAGAAAATATAGCGTTTTTGTATAGAGATCCTTTATTTGGCATTGCGATTTTTATCGCGATTGTGATTATTTTGGTTTTTGCTGATTATGGACGCAATAAATACAGACAAAAAAAGCGCGAGATCGCCTTACAAAACTTCACAAAATCTTATGGTGAAGGCTCATTAAGCGATGAAGTTGTCAAATTTTTATCGCTTGCTAAAAATCCTATTCCACCTTTGTTGTTTTTGGCAAATACCTACTCAAAAGCTGGCGATAGCAATTCTGCGATTAAAATCTATCTTGGAATGCTAGAGCAGGTGCATAATTTTCAAGAAAAAATCATCATTCTAGAATCCTTGGGGATCACTTATTTTCAAGCTGGATTTTTGCAAAGAGCAAAGCATATTTTCTTAGAAATCCTAAAAAACTATCCTCGTAACTCTCAGATTCTGCTTTATTTGATGAGGACTTATGAGAGTATGGGGCAGTATCAAGAAGCCCTCGATACACTTGAATGCCTTGATGAAGTCGCAACTACAAAACAACGCAAAGATAATGCCATTGTCAAGACATATTTGCATTTTATGCGCTTAAGCAGTGGTGATATGCTTTCTTTGGAGAAAAAAAATAAAGAAATCATATCGCTTATGCATCGCTGCCAATACATTAACCGCATAGCACTAGGCTATCTGAAGCTATATGCAAGAGAGTTGTTTTGGCAGGAAGTCAAAACATTTGATAAGGTAAGATTCTGCTATGATTTACTATGGAATATCAATCAAAATGAAATTCCATTTGAGGCAATCAAACACCATAGCGACATTATGGATATATATCGCGCAAAAGGCTATATTAAAGACAATAAAGAATGTGCGACTTTCGAGCTTGAGGCATTAAGGATTTTGCATCAGCACTCTAGCCAGCAAGGAGATATAACTTTTGAATATCGTTGCGTTCAATGTAAAAATATTTTTCCTTTTGATTCGTATCGTTGCCCGATATGCGCTCATGTAGGTGAAATGGATTTGGTTCTCAAGCTCAAGGAAAAAACAAGCGTGCAATGA
- the rnhA gene encoding ribonuclease HI, with translation MKEITLYTDGSSLGNPGPGGYCGILVYKDTEKIIQGGEPMTTNNRMELLSVIESLKVLKQPCKIALYTDSQYVCNAINQWLTKWVQNDFKKVKNIDLWKEYLNLSQKHSIIAHWIKGHNGHAMNERCDKIAREQAQSFALHIAKTNK, from the coding sequence ATGAAAGAAATCACTCTCTACACTGATGGCTCATCTCTTGGTAATCCCGGTCCTGGAGGGTATTGCGGAATCTTAGTGTATAAAGATACTGAAAAAATTATTCAAGGGGGCGAGCCAATGACAACAAACAATCGCATGGAGCTTTTGTCTGTGATAGAGTCGCTCAAAGTGCTAAAGCAACCTTGTAAAATCGCTTTATATACGGATTCTCAATATGTCTGCAATGCGATAAATCAATGGCTTACAAAATGGGTGCAAAATGATTTCAAAAAAGTCAAAAATATTGATTTGTGGAAAGAATACCTTAATCTATCACAAAAACATAGCATTATCGCACATTGGATCAAAGGACATAATGGACATGCCATGAATGAGAGATGCGACAAAATAGCAAGAGAGCAAGCCCAAAGCTTTGCACTTCATATCGCAAAAACCAATAAATAA
- the rnc gene encoding ribonuclease III, protein MDSITRFQNNINYHFKNKQLLIEALTHRSAKKYNANKHNNERLEFLGDAVLDLIIGEYLFCKFPQHNEGKLSKMRSSLVNEESFAKIARNIHIGDILILSQSEEQNNGRNKNSLLSDAFEAIMGALYLEAGIEKVKEIIYKLLDTLYPNMNMDNLFMDYKTALQEITQARFGSIPVYKLIDEKGPDHDKKFAMQILIEDIIYATAIGNSKKNAQQSCAKIAYLKITKQEDNQ, encoded by the coding sequence ATGGATTCTATAACACGATTTCAAAACAACATAAACTACCATTTCAAAAACAAACAGCTTCTCATCGAAGCCCTCACGCATAGAAGTGCCAAAAAATATAATGCCAACAAACACAATAACGAGCGTTTAGAATTTTTAGGTGATGCGGTGCTTGATCTCATTATCGGGGAATATTTGTTTTGTAAATTTCCACAGCATAATGAAGGCAAACTCTCAAAAATGCGCTCATCTCTAGTCAATGAAGAAAGCTTTGCAAAAATCGCTAGAAATATACACATCGGGGATATTCTTATCCTCTCTCAAAGTGAGGAGCAAAACAATGGACGCAATAAAAACTCACTCCTCTCTGATGCGTTTGAGGCTATAATGGGCGCGCTATACCTTGAAGCTGGGATTGAAAAAGTCAAAGAAATTATATATAAATTGCTTGATACTTTGTATCCAAATATGAATATGGATAATCTTTTTATGGATTACAAAACAGCCCTGCAAGAAATCACCCAAGCGCGCTTTGGAAGCATTCCTGTATATAAACTCATCGATGAAAAAGGACCTGATCATGATAAAAAATTTGCTATGCAGATTCTGATTGAAGATATTATCTATGCGACAGCGATAGGGAATTCCAAAAAAAACGCCCAGCAATCATGCGCAAAAATCGCATATCTCAAAATCACAAAACAAGAGGATAATCAATGA